The proteins below come from a single Mya arenaria isolate MELC-2E11 chromosome 8, ASM2691426v1 genomic window:
- the LOC128244221 gene encoding histidine-rich glycoprotein-like, translating into MANHHMSHDKTSHDKPLHDKPSHDTRSHDIPSHDIPSHDIPSYAIQSHDKTSHDKPFHDKPSHETPSHDIPSHDIPSYAIQSHDKTSHDKPLHDKPSHDTRSHDIQSHGIQSNDTPSHDKPLHNKQSHDTPSHDIPSYDIPSHAIQSHDTPSHDKPLHDKASHDTPSHDIPSHAIPSHDIPSHDIPSHDIPSHAIQSHDTPSHDKPLHDKSSHDKPSHDTPSYDIPSHGIPSHDIPSHAIQ; encoded by the exons ATGGCGAACCATCACATG TCACATGACAAAACATCACATGACAAACCATTACATGACAAACCATCGCATGACACACGATCACATGACATACCATCACATGACATACCATCCCATGACATACCATCATATGCCATACAGTCACATGACAAAACATCACATGACAAACCATTCCATGACAAACCATCACATGAAACACCATCACATGACATACCATCCCATGACATACCATCATATGCAATACAGTCACATGACAAAACATCACATGACAAACCATTACATGACAAACCATCACATGACACACGATCACATGACATACAATCACATGGCATACAGTCAAATGACACACCATCACATGACAAACCGTTACATAACAAACAATCACATGACACACCATCACATGACATACCATCCTATGACATACCATCACATGCCATACAGTCACATGACACACCATCACATGACAAACCATTACATGACAAAGCATCACATGACACACCATCACATGACATACCATCACATGCAATACCATCACATGACATACCATCACATGACATACCATCCCATGACATACCATCACATGCCATACAGTCACATGACACACCATCACATGACAAACCATTACATGACAAATCATCACATGACAAACCATCACATGACACACCATCATATGACATACCATCACACGGCATACCATCACATGACATACCATCACATGCCATACAGTAA